The proteins below come from a single Methanothrix thermoacetophila PT genomic window:
- a CDS encoding oligosaccharyl transferase, archaeosortase A system-associated, translating into MNRRDAALLATAVMLSLAIRLAPALYRGDTIFDGYDEYYHLRRIFYTFHHFPQTLWFDSYINYPHGLEITWPPLFDIAVAAIAHLVTPLIGDRSVEAVAAVISPILGGVLVVVVYAIAREVFDVKTALVSAFLLAVCPYSVIRTSFGSPDHHSLEILLFSLIVLLLLYTIRGGYIWSICAGIAVAALAYTWAGAPIYLLIIPSFAVLRAILSLRGNSAFDYRPLLVCLAVASVLVLPFGFSSWLHVSFLSIIIITAIVLLTTIIEKLALRKDLPWIVLPASLFAVALIIIFINYSRIQSAVVYLIGGGMTGKIAEAEPLFVNTDPFTPLILWLLLYILGAAVLLYETVASVSRDARLLLLIWAVLALALTFGQKRFIYVSSTVGPILMALLLIRAIIWTRSYPSRRFIAGAALAIMIFLPIMDLPGIVSSEPAITQDWVESLQWLRNSTPQTSYFDEPFQVPEYSVMCWWDYGNWIVYIGERPVVANNFQTGVLEGSRFFLSEDEESALEILNERRARYVITDLTMIYGKLQAICSWLGEDPSSYQMIYTKNGMVVVHNLERLNRTMLTGLHLDDCSYMEHFRLIHESRSFAGPYGGRLAAMVKIFECVPGAVIRGSARDDTIVVAVLNLSSNLGRPFQYVNYAVPRNGSYEIRVPYSTEGAYGIKAAGPYQIVEITPATDGWGDVTLVNVTEEDVLKGRIVELGAPLSAVPEP; encoded by the coding sequence ATGAACCGACGAGATGCTGCACTCCTTGCAACCGCTGTGATGCTCAGCCTGGCCATAAGGCTGGCTCCTGCACTGTACAGGGGCGATACGATCTTCGATGGTTATGACGAGTACTACCATCTCAGAAGAATATTTTACACATTTCACCACTTCCCGCAGACGCTCTGGTTCGATTCGTACATAAACTACCCTCACGGCCTTGAGATAACATGGCCGCCTCTATTCGATATCGCTGTCGCAGCCATTGCGCATCTCGTCACGCCTCTGATCGGCGACAGATCTGTGGAAGCAGTCGCAGCGGTGATCTCCCCGATCCTGGGCGGCGTTCTTGTGGTGGTTGTTTATGCCATTGCCAGGGAGGTTTTTGATGTTAAAACCGCTTTGGTCTCTGCCTTCCTCCTGGCGGTATGCCCTTACAGCGTCATCAGAACGTCATTCGGCTCGCCGGACCACCACAGCCTTGAGATTCTTCTCTTCTCTTTGATAGTGCTGCTCCTGCTGTACACAATCAGAGGAGGGTACATCTGGAGCATATGTGCTGGTATCGCAGTGGCAGCTCTTGCCTACACATGGGCGGGGGCACCAATCTACCTTCTCATCATACCATCATTTGCAGTACTGCGAGCCATTCTGAGTCTGAGGGGGAATAGCGCCTTCGATTACAGACCCCTGCTCGTGTGCCTTGCTGTCGCATCTGTCCTCGTCCTTCCATTCGGCTTCAGCAGCTGGCTGCATGTATCTTTTCTGTCCATAATAATCATAACCGCCATCGTTCTCCTGACCACCATCATAGAGAAGCTTGCTCTCAGAAAGGATCTGCCATGGATCGTTCTGCCCGCATCCCTGTTCGCGGTTGCTCTGATAATCATCTTCATCAACTACAGCAGGATCCAAAGCGCCGTGGTCTACCTGATCGGAGGGGGGATGACGGGAAAGATAGCGGAGGCCGAGCCGCTCTTTGTCAATACAGACCCCTTCACACCACTGATCCTCTGGCTCCTGCTGTACATTCTGGGGGCAGCTGTTCTCCTTTATGAGACGGTGGCGAGTGTTAGTAGAGATGCCAGACTTCTCCTTCTGATCTGGGCAGTCCTGGCGCTCGCCCTGACATTCGGCCAGAAGAGGTTCATCTATGTCTCATCAACAGTCGGCCCCATACTGATGGCTCTGCTGCTCATCAGGGCGATCATATGGACCAGGTCATACCCATCGCGCAGGTTTATCGCCGGAGCGGCTCTTGCCATCATGATATTTCTTCCCATCATGGATCTCCCTGGCATAGTCAGCTCTGAGCCCGCGATCACCCAGGACTGGGTTGAGTCGCTGCAATGGCTCAGAAACAGTACACCTCAGACAAGCTACTTCGATGAGCCGTTCCAGGTCCCTGAGTACAGTGTGATGTGCTGGTGGGACTACGGGAACTGGATAGTCTACATCGGAGAGCGTCCTGTGGTTGCAAACAACTTCCAGACCGGTGTCCTGGAAGGATCGAGGTTCTTTTTGTCCGAGGACGAGGAATCCGCCCTCGAAATTCTGAACGAAAGGCGCGCCAGATACGTGATCACGGATCTCACAATGATCTACGGGAAGCTCCAGGCGATATGCAGCTGGCTCGGCGAGGATCCGTCCAGCTATCAAATGATCTACACAAAAAACGGAATGGTGGTCGTGCACAATCTGGAGCGGCTCAACAGAACGATGCTCACGGGTTTGCATCTCGATGACTGCAGCTACATGGAGCACTTCCGTCTCATCCACGAGTCCAGGAGCTTTGCAGGGCCGTATGGTGGAAGGCTAGCTGCAATGGTCAAGATCTTCGAGTGCGTCCCCGGAGCGGTCATAAGGGGAAGTGCGAGGGATGATACGATCGTTGTCGCTGTCCTGAACCTCAGCTCAAACCTTGGCAGGCCCTTCCAGTACGTGAACTACGCTGTCCCGCGCAACGGGAGCTACGAGATCAGGGTTCCGTACTCAACTGAGGGTGCGTATGGCATAAAAGCAGCCGGACCCTACCAGATTGTGGAGATCACACCGGCCACCGATGGCTGGGGAGATGTGACGCTCGTGAACGTCACTGAGGAGGATGTCCTGAAGGGCAGGATCGTGGAGCTAGGGGCGCCACTCTCCGCCGTCCCTGAGCCATGA
- a CDS encoding DUF63 family protein: MNSLSSQIVHFVQRYYVEPIINDSGYNPVNTVTWAIVLGVFIVLIQRAFRRYGIEVNSRFILATAPYIIAGSSLRVIEDAELIDPPLSYLLITPLIYILVASVTLLALFISRRLTGGYRLYSAVGISWSALNLLLLIREGVQHAWVPLAVVALGSSITGCVYILLQILPHSLSMRRCALSVILSHMLDASSTYIGVDWLGYEEKHVVPTLLIHTAGSAAVMYPLKLIVLLPLLVILDESLRNDRDIMGILVLTLLVLGLAPATRNTLRMMLGI; this comes from the coding sequence ATGAACTCCTTGAGTAGTCAGATCGTTCATTTCGTACAGAGATACTACGTGGAGCCGATAATCAACGACAGCGGATACAATCCGGTGAACACTGTGACATGGGCGATCGTACTGGGCGTTTTCATAGTTCTGATACAGAGGGCGTTCAGGAGATATGGTATCGAGGTCAACAGCAGATTTATACTCGCAACTGCTCCCTACATAATCGCAGGCTCCTCGCTACGCGTCATTGAGGACGCGGAGCTGATCGATCCGCCGCTCAGCTACCTCCTGATAACGCCTCTCATCTACATTCTTGTGGCATCTGTGACTCTTCTCGCGCTCTTCATATCCAGAAGGCTCACAGGCGGCTACAGGCTGTACTCTGCTGTTGGCATCTCATGGAGCGCCCTGAATCTGCTTCTGCTCATCAGAGAGGGCGTGCAGCATGCATGGGTGCCACTGGCTGTCGTAGCTCTGGGATCATCGATCACCGGCTGTGTGTACATTCTATTACAAATCCTGCCACACAGTCTTTCGATGAGGAGATGCGCGCTCTCCGTCATCCTCTCACATATGCTCGATGCGAGCTCGACCTACATCGGGGTCGACTGGCTGGGCTATGAGGAGAAGCATGTCGTCCCCACACTGCTCATACACACTGCTGGAAGCGCGGCAGTGATGTACCCCCTAAAGCTGATCGTACTTCTGCCGCTGCTTGTCATACTGGATGAATCCCTCAGGAATGATAGGGATATTATGGGCATTCTTGTGCTGACGCTGCTGGTCCTGGGGCTTGCACCCGCCACAAGGAACACGCTGCGAATGATGCTCGGGATATGA